The nucleotide sequence GGACGCGTCCGTCAAAGGGCGGGTCGGGTCCAGCGCGCCAAGGCGCAGCGGATCGGATTGTCGCGGCGCGGCGCAAGCGCCCACCGCCCCCGCAAGGCCCAGCCCAGCGTGGCTCATGAAATTACGTCGGTCGAACACGCGACCCTCCCGTCATTTACGCGATCACAGGGGTGCCGGGGCGGACTTTAGGGGGGAGAGGGGGTCCGCCCCGGCAGGGTCAGGCCATCAGAAGCGATAGCCGACCCGGAACTGGATACGCCGCGGCAACGTCAGCAGGCGGCTGGCATTCTCGATCGTTGCGGGTTCGAGAATGTCGGCCTGCGGCGTGGCGTTCAGGTTGATACCTTCATCAAAGCCGGCACCGTTCTTGTTGTTGAACGCGTTCAGCACATCGACCGCGACCTCGACCTGACCGCCCAGGATCTTGGGCTTGTTGGCCAGCGTGAAATTGACTTCACAGAACGCAAAGATGCCGCCGATGCAGTTCTTGTCGGGATAGGCAACGGTGAAACGGCGCTGGCCCGGCTCGGTCCCATTGGTCGAATCGACGACGTTATACGCCTGACCCGAACCAAAGGTGCTGAGCGTCGAAAACTGGAAGCCCAGCGGCAGATCGACGATGCCCGACAGAACAACGCGGTGCCGCTCGTCACCAACGGTCGGGCGCCAGCCATAGGCGTCCGGCGTGACTTCATCGAGGCTGAACAGGTCGCCGCCATTCTTCTCGGCCTTGCCAAGCGTATAGGCGATGTTGAGGCCCCAGCCCGAACGCTCGGTATAATTCTTGTCCAGCGTGAAGAACAACGCCTTGTACCGCGTGTCCAGCCCGTCATAGCCGACCAGGACGTTCGAATAACCAAAGCTGCGGACGGTCGCCAACAAGTCCTGATCGCAGCAGGAGCCAACACCGCCATTCTGTCGCGTACCGAACAGATAGGTATAGCCGTTGCGCCCGCGCTGATACGAACCCGACAGCGAAGCCTGGAACACGCCAATCTTCTGACGTACGCCCAGCGAGAACTGGTCATTCACCGGCGGCTTGCTGTCGTTCTTGGTCACCAGCAATTCGGGCAGCGCGGTTTCGGGGTTGGTTGCGATCAGCTGAAGCAGGCCCTCACGCGTCAGATAGCTGTCGTCCCACGCGACCGTCGGCAAACCGCGACGCGGCGTGCCATCGGGTGAGAAGCGGAACACGCCGACGGGGTTGATCGTGCGCGACAGCTCGTCAACGGTGTTGTTGAAGTTGTTGCGGTCATAGTAACGGCCCGCGCCACCGAAGATCACGGTGGTTTCTTCACCCGTCAGATCCCAGGAAAAGCCGACGCGCGGGGCGATGGCGCCCATGAACGGTTCGCGGTTGTTGCCTGTGCTGATATAGTTTTCCGGATCGAAATAATCGGTCGTCGGCAATGCACGTAGCGCAGCGGCCGCGTTTGCCGGTGTGATGAAGTTATTGTTCTTGGCGTTGGTCTCATAATCCCAACGCACGCCCAGGTTCAGCTGCAACCGGTCGGTCACGTCCCAGTCGTCCTGCAGATACAGGCCAAGCTGCGTGTTCGAGCCATAGATGCGGCCGTTGCCAAGACCCAGACGCGCCTCTGCCGGAGCGGCGAAGGTCAGGTCGTCGCTGGGATCGTCTGGCGTTCCGGCATTGTCGGCGCGGAAGAATGAATAGCGCGGCTGGACATAGGCGTTGTTGGCGAACTCAATGTCGGTCACCTCGACGCGCACGCCCCATTTGATCGCGTGGTTGTCGAACCCGGTGAACGTCGTGTCGTTGCGCAGCGTATAGCCCTGCTGCAACTCAC is from Sphingomonas sp. IW22 and encodes:
- a CDS encoding TonB-dependent receptor domain-containing protein, whose product is MSRQNAIRILLASATALTSTVTLVAPAAAQTTTATLRGVVRGADGAPVPGATVTVVSEATNRTLTNTTAANGAYIFNGLRPGAYRLTAEANGQRFERVVTVAVGQSATFDVTLGAAAAPAAPGEAPVDGEVVGGSVTAQGEDIIVTGSALREVRTSEVATNVSQAQIRTLPQTDRNFLSFAALAPGVRYNDSETDKGFQSGASAASQVNVFVDGVSLKNKLREGGVAGQQNSRGNPFGQLAVQEFRVLTQNYKAEYEQAGSAIITSVTKSGTNEFHGEVFGQYTDKSLTQKSYIDVRDGNAEPAFERKQYGASLGGPIIKDRLFFFAAYEGNDQDRAFNVNPSVTANADALADYAQFGPRPLSEFEGAFVSPFRQDFYFGKLTLTPDDRQTFDLSFSRREETDIQGFGGTVSFENAENKINKVDTYIFKWTYNGDNFINEFNANYLNYEFNPTSINPGLPTFDYAGVIVFGGKDSTRRELQQGYTLRNDTTFTGFDNHAIKWGVRVEVTDIEFANNAYVQPRYSFFRADNAGTPDDPSDDLTFAAPAEARLGLGNGRIYGSNTQLGLYLQDDWDVTDRLQLNLGVRWDYETNAKNNNFITPANAAAALRALPTTDYFDPENYISTGNNREPFMGAIAPRVGFSWDLTGEETTVIFGGAGRYYDRNNFNNTVDELSRTINPVGVFRFSPDGTPRRGLPTVAWDDSYLTREGLLQLIATNPETALPELLVTKNDSKPPVNDQFSLGVRQKIGVFQASLSGSYQRGRNGYTYLFGTRQNGGVGSCCDQDLLATVRSFGYSNVLVGYDGLDTRYKALFFTLDKNYTERSGWGLNIAYTLGKAEKNGGDLFSLDEVTPDAYGWRPTVGDERHRVVLSGIVDLPLGFQFSTLSTFGSGQAYNVVDSTNGTEPGQRRFTVAYPDKNCIGGIFAFCEVNFTLANKPKILGGQVEVAVDVLNAFNNKNGAGFDEGINLNATPQADILEPATIENASRLLTLPRRIQFRVGYRF